Below is a genomic region from Cryomorphaceae bacterium.
TCAGCGAAATACCAATGTAAAAATTACTGACCTCGCCGGAAACCTTGTTTTTGAGACCACTTCTGAAGGCGGTCAGGCCATTTGGGACGCCAATAATTTTAGGGGTGAGCGCGTCACCACAGGGGTGTACACAGCGCTATGTATAGCCCCCGAAAACCAGTCGAGCTGCGTGGCCAAAATCATGGTTGTGAAATAAGCGGTGAAAACGGTTTCAAAAGGCATCGTGCTCAAAAGCATTGACTATGGCGATACGAGCGCGGTTGTCAGAATTTTTACAAACAACCTGGGCCTGCGCGCTTTTCTGTTGAGAGGGGTGAAGGGCAAGCGCCGCAAAACGCCGTACCTGCAGCCGCTCAGTTTGGTAGAGCTGGAGTTCAATCTCCACCCGGGTCGCGAGCTGATTGCCGGTGCTTCGGTTAAGCCCCTGGAAGCCTACCAGCAACTGGCCGATGATGTCCGAAAGTCCATGATAGTCTTGTTTTTAGCAGAGGTGTTGAGTGAGGCCCTGCGCACCGACGCCCCCGACGAAGACCTCTTTGACTACATCGCCACACGCCTACTCACCTTTGACCTTGAGCCGTTTAATCCAAATTTTCACCTGTGTTTTTTGGCCAAACTCAGCCGCTACCTCGGCTTTTTTCCGGGCCTTTCAACCAGCCCGCAAAGCTTTGACCCGGAAGAAGGCGCGTTTTCTGATATCGCCCAAACCGGCCGACTGGGCTCTTCGGGCCCTGAGATTCAAACCCTGCAACGTTTTTTTAAGGAAGCCCCGGCACAAACCCGTACCACTCAACTCAACCGTAAGGTGCGCAATCAACTGCTCGAAGAACTACTGCGCTACTACCAGCTGCACATAGACGGCATGCGGCCCGTGAAGTCATTGGCTGTGCTGCGCGAATTATTGGATGATTGACCATGAGGCACACCTTGATTCATTGCAGTATCTTTGCCGACCGAAAAACCATCACAATGAGAACATCTCCCTTTTTATTGATAGCAGCTATAATTACCATCACCGCCTGCGAGCAATCACCCAAAACCGAAAAAAGCATGGAAAAACCAACACCTCCTGTAGCCCCTGTTGAAATGCATGAGCATAAG
It encodes:
- the recO gene encoding DNA repair protein RecO, translating into MKTVSKGIVLKSIDYGDTSAVVRIFTNNLGLRAFLLRGVKGKRRKTPYLQPLSLVELEFNLHPGRELIAGASVKPLEAYQQLADDVRKSMIVLFLAEVLSEALRTDAPDEDLFDYIATRLLTFDLEPFNPNFHLCFLAKLSRYLGFFPGLSTSPQSFDPEEGAFSDIAQTGRLGSSGPEIQTLQRFFKEAPAQTRTTQLNRKVRNQLLEELLRYYQLHIDGMRPVKSLAVLRELLDD